In Falco cherrug isolate bFalChe1 chromosome 2, bFalChe1.pri, whole genome shotgun sequence, the following are encoded in one genomic region:
- the U2AF1 gene encoding splicing factor U2AF 35 kDa subunit isoform X3, translating to MAEYLASIFGTEKDKVNCSFYFKIGACRHGDRCSRLHNKPTFSQTILIQNIYRNPQNSAQTADGSHCAVSDVEMQEHYDEFFEEVFTEMEEKYGEVEEMNVCDNLGDHLVGNVYVKFRREEDAEKAVIDLNNRWFNGQPIHAELSPVTDFREACCRQYEMGECTRGGFCNFMHLKPISRELRRELYGRRRKKHRSRSRSRERRSRSRDRGRGGGGGGGGRERDRRRSRDRERSGRF from the exons ATGGCGGAGTATCTGGCCTCCATCTTCGGAACAGAGAAAGACAA AGTCAactgttcattttatttcaaaattggAGCTTGTCGTCATGGAGACAGATGTTCTCGGTTGCACAACAAACCAACATTTAGccag ACCATCTTGATTCAAAACATCTATCGTAACCCCCAAAACAGTGCACAGACGGCTGACGGCTCACACT gtgCTGTGAGCGATGTTGAGATGCAGGAACATTATGATGAATTCTTTGAG GAGGTCttcacagaaatggaagaaaaatacgGTGAAGTTGAGGAGATGAACGTTTGTGATAACCttggagatcatctagttgGAAATGTATATGTAAAG tttcGCCGTGAAGAAGATGCGGAAAAGGCTGTGATTGACCTGAACAATCGCTGGTTTAATGGACAGCCCATTCATGCTGAGCTTTCACCTGTGACTGACTTCAGAGAGGCCTGTTGCCGTCAATATGAAATGGG AGAGTGTACACGAGGAGGTTTCTGCAACTTTATGCATTTGAAGCCCATTTCTCGAGAGTTAAGGCGTGAGTTGTATGGACGTCGTCGTAAAAA GCATAGATCCAGGTCGAGGTCCCGTGAACGTCGATCTAGATCCAGAGATCGTGGTCgtggaggtggtggaggaggaggaggacgtGAACGTGATAGGAGGCGGTCAAGAGATCGTGAAAGATCTGGTCGATTCTGA
- the U2AF1 gene encoding splicing factor U2AF 35 kDa subunit isoform X1, with product METDVLGCTTNQHLARKRCCCKLACSRDQPVLTFRQLDFKKNGTNTILIQNIYRNPQNSAQTADGSHCAVSDVEMQEHYDEFFEEVFTEMEEKYGEVEEMNVCDNLGDHLVGNVYVKFRREEDAEKAVIDLNNRWFNGQPIHAELSPVTDFREACCRQYEMGECTRGGFCNFMHLKPISRELRRELYGRRRKKHRSRSRSRERRSRSRDRGRGGGGGGGGRERDRRRSRDRERSGRF from the exons ATGGAGACAGATGTTCTCGGTTGCACAACAAACCAACATTTAGccag GAAGCGATGCTGTTGTAAGCTTGCCTGTAGTAGAGACCAACCAGTGCTAACTTTCAG acAACTTGATTTTAAGAAGAACGGTACAAAT ACCATCTTGATTCAAAACATCTATCGTAACCCCCAAAACAGTGCACAGACGGCTGACGGCTCACACT gtgCTGTGAGCGATGTTGAGATGCAGGAACATTATGATGAATTCTTTGAG GAGGTCttcacagaaatggaagaaaaatacgGTGAAGTTGAGGAGATGAACGTTTGTGATAACCttggagatcatctagttgGAAATGTATATGTAAAG tttcGCCGTGAAGAAGATGCGGAAAAGGCTGTGATTGACCTGAACAATCGCTGGTTTAATGGACAGCCCATTCATGCTGAGCTTTCACCTGTGACTGACTTCAGAGAGGCCTGTTGCCGTCAATATGAAATGGG AGAGTGTACACGAGGAGGTTTCTGCAACTTTATGCATTTGAAGCCCATTTCTCGAGAGTTAAGGCGTGAGTTGTATGGACGTCGTCGTAAAAA GCATAGATCCAGGTCGAGGTCCCGTGAACGTCGATCTAGATCCAGAGATCGTGGTCgtggaggtggtggaggaggaggaggacgtGAACGTGATAGGAGGCGGTCAAGAGATCGTGAAAGATCTGGTCGATTCTGA
- the U2AF1 gene encoding splicing factor U2AF 35 kDa subunit isoform X4 produces the protein MQEHYDEFFEEVFTEMEEKYGEVEEMNVCDNLGDHLVGNVYVKFRREEDAEKAVIDLNNRWFNGQPIHAELSPVTDFREACCRQYEMGECTRGGFCNFMHLKPISRELRRELYGRRRKKHRSRSRSRERRSRSRDRGRGGGGGGGGRERDRRRSRDRERSGRF, from the exons ATGCAGGAACATTATGATGAATTCTTTGAG GAGGTCttcacagaaatggaagaaaaatacgGTGAAGTTGAGGAGATGAACGTTTGTGATAACCttggagatcatctagttgGAAATGTATATGTAAAG tttcGCCGTGAAGAAGATGCGGAAAAGGCTGTGATTGACCTGAACAATCGCTGGTTTAATGGACAGCCCATTCATGCTGAGCTTTCACCTGTGACTGACTTCAGAGAGGCCTGTTGCCGTCAATATGAAATGGG AGAGTGTACACGAGGAGGTTTCTGCAACTTTATGCATTTGAAGCCCATTTCTCGAGAGTTAAGGCGTGAGTTGTATGGACGTCGTCGTAAAAA GCATAGATCCAGGTCGAGGTCCCGTGAACGTCGATCTAGATCCAGAGATCGTGGTCgtggaggtggtggaggaggaggaggacgtGAACGTGATAGGAGGCGGTCAAGAGATCGTGAAAGATCTGGTCGATTCTGA
- the U2AF1 gene encoding splicing factor U2AF 35 kDa subunit isoform X2 has product MAEYLASIFGTEKDKVNCSFYFKIGACRHGDRCSRLHNKPTFSQTIALLNIYRNPQNSSQSADGLRCAVSDVEMQEHYDEFFEEVFTEMEEKYGEVEEMNVCDNLGDHLVGNVYVKFRREEDAEKAVIDLNNRWFNGQPIHAELSPVTDFREACCRQYEMGECTRGGFCNFMHLKPISRELRRELYGRRRKKHRSRSRSRERRSRSRDRGRGGGGGGGGRERDRRRSRDRERSGRF; this is encoded by the exons ATGGCGGAGTATCTGGCCTCCATCTTCGGAACAGAGAAAGACAA AGTCAactgttcattttatttcaaaattggAGCTTGTCGTCATGGAGACAGATGTTCTCGGTTGCACAACAAACCAACATTTAGccag ACCATTGCCCTCTTGAACATTTACCGTAACCCTCAAAACTCTTCCCAGTCTGCTGACGGTTTGCGCT gtgCTGTGAGCGATGTTGAGATGCAGGAACATTATGATGAATTCTTTGAG GAGGTCttcacagaaatggaagaaaaatacgGTGAAGTTGAGGAGATGAACGTTTGTGATAACCttggagatcatctagttgGAAATGTATATGTAAAG tttcGCCGTGAAGAAGATGCGGAAAAGGCTGTGATTGACCTGAACAATCGCTGGTTTAATGGACAGCCCATTCATGCTGAGCTTTCACCTGTGACTGACTTCAGAGAGGCCTGTTGCCGTCAATATGAAATGGG AGAGTGTACACGAGGAGGTTTCTGCAACTTTATGCATTTGAAGCCCATTTCTCGAGAGTTAAGGCGTGAGTTGTATGGACGTCGTCGTAAAAA GCATAGATCCAGGTCGAGGTCCCGTGAACGTCGATCTAGATCCAGAGATCGTGGTCgtggaggtggtggaggaggaggaggacgtGAACGTGATAGGAGGCGGTCAAGAGATCGTGAAAGATCTGGTCGATTCTGA